One window of Thermocoleostomius sinensis A174 genomic DNA carries:
- a CDS encoding LOG family protein: MQRICVFCGSNVGARSIYQQSAQTLAQVLVQRQIELVYGGGRVGLMGIIADAVLAAGGKAIGVIPKALADKEVAHAGLSQLHLVSSMHERKALMADLADGFIAMPGGYGTFEEFCEVLTWTQLGIHQKPCGLLNVAGFYDLLLSMLDHATAEQFIRPMHRSLVLDAADPSELLDELAAFQPLTLDKWALDKLDVRDR; this comes from the coding sequence ATGCAGCGAATTTGTGTGTTTTGTGGTTCTAATGTTGGGGCCCGATCGATCTATCAACAATCTGCCCAAACCTTGGCTCAGGTGTTGGTGCAGCGGCAGATTGAACTGGTCTATGGTGGTGGCAGAGTTGGGCTGATGGGAATCATTGCAGATGCGGTGTTGGCTGCTGGAGGAAAGGCGATCGGCGTCATTCCAAAAGCATTGGCGGATAAAGAAGTTGCCCATGCTGGACTATCGCAGTTACACCTAGTGTCCTCCATGCACGAACGCAAAGCGCTGATGGCGGATCTGGCGGATGGCTTTATCGCTATGCCCGGTGGATATGGCACGTTTGAAGAATTTTGCGAAGTTTTAACCTGGACGCAGTTGGGCATTCATCAAAAACCCTGTGGGTTACTCAATGTGGCTGGATTTTACGATCTACTGTTGTCTATGCTGGATCATGCTACCGCCGAACAGTTTATTCGCCCTATGCATCGATCGCTTGTGCTAGACGCCGCAGATCCTAGCGAATTACTAGATGAACTTGCTGCCTTTCAACCTCTCACACTGGACAAGTGGGCTTTAGATAAATTAGATGTACGCGATCGCTAA
- a CDS encoding ATP-binding protein, producing MPAEILAKLGTPIFTAKANGNGLGLAMVRRIVKAHQGQLLINSDARTGTTVRVQLPLVRWK from the coding sequence ATTCCAGCAGAAATTTTAGCAAAACTAGGAACCCCGATTTTTACCGCAAAAGCAAACGGTAATGGATTGGGTTTGGCGATGGTGCGACGAATTGTAAAAGCTCATCAGGGTCAATTGTTGATCAATTCCGATGCCCGCACAGGAACAACCGTTCGAGTTCAGTTGCCACTGGTTCGATGGAAATAA
- a CDS encoding histidine kinase dimerization/phospho-acceptor domain-containing protein, translated as MLESVYWCKDGTLVPVEASICLFESGARLLELAVVRDIRDRKQAEQAMSRLAEIGELAAMIVHEVRNPLTMVLILTTVLMGLTSFCNLNLIDFAQQRPSLALEEAERLKRLLNEMLLYTRHQVLQCAELEINEFVTEMLEAVRSLPAMMNRKIELISTLSAAWILGDRDKLRQIFINLIKNAGEAVED; from the coding sequence ATGCTGGAGAGCGTTTATTGGTGTAAGGACGGAACACTGGTTCCCGTGGAGGCAAGTATTTGCTTGTTTGAATCAGGCGCTCGGTTACTAGAGTTAGCGGTTGTGCGTGATATTCGCGATCGGAAGCAAGCCGAACAGGCCATGTCTCGACTAGCCGAAATTGGGGAACTGGCAGCCATGATTGTTCATGAAGTGCGAAACCCCCTCACAATGGTACTAATCCTCACAACGGTACTAATGGGGTTAACGAGTTTCTGTAATCTAAACTTGATAGATTTCGCTCAACAGCGACCCAGTTTAGCTCTAGAAGAAGCAGAGCGGTTAAAGCGATTGCTGAATGAAATGTTACTGTACACCCGCCATCAAGTTTTGCAATGTGCAGAACTTGAAATCAACGAATTTGTCACCGAAATGCTAGAAGCAGTTCGGAGTCTTCCAGCAATGATGAACCGCAAAATTGAATTAATTTCTACCCTGTCAGCAGCATGGATTTTAGGCGATCGCGATAAGTTAAGACAAATATTCATTAATTTAATTAAGAATGCGGGTGAAGCAGTAGAAGATTGA
- a CDS encoding GNAT family N-acetyltransferase, which yields MNPTFETDRLLIRPWQPEQDAAPAFAIYGDPEVMHFIRPPEPSIAAVQQYLETIRTQYAALNNGTGSWAIIDKSIGEIVGGVLLKQLPDNNNNPTQDYEVGWHLRRTAWGQGYATEAGQVALTYGFDQLKLPVIYAVAIPENQASIRVMQRLRMQPGGRVFCYYNEELELYYLNAADFYFHRTSGN from the coding sequence ATGAATCCAACTTTTGAAACTGATCGCCTGCTGATTCGTCCTTGGCAGCCAGAGCAAGATGCCGCCCCAGCCTTCGCCATTTATGGTGATCCAGAGGTGATGCACTTTATTCGTCCGCCAGAACCAAGCATTGCCGCCGTGCAACAATATCTGGAAACAATCAGGACGCAGTATGCCGCCCTCAACAACGGCACTGGCTCTTGGGCGATTATCGACAAATCGATCGGGGAAATTGTGGGAGGAGTGTTGTTGAAGCAGTTGCCAGACAACAACAACAATCCGACTCAGGATTATGAGGTGGGTTGGCATTTGCGGAGAACTGCTTGGGGACAGGGATATGCCACAGAAGCAGGACAGGTAGCGTTGACCTACGGATTTGACCAACTGAAGTTGCCCGTAATTTATGCGGTGGCTATTCCCGAAAATCAGGCATCGATTCGGGTGATGCAGCGATTGCGTATGCAACCGGGGGGGAGAGTATTCTGTTATTACAACGAAGAACTAGAGCTTTATTATCTAAATGCAGCAGATTTTTATTTCCATCGAACCAGTGGCAACTGA